From Nitrosopumilus sp. b3, the proteins below share one genomic window:
- a CDS encoding ammonia monooxygenase: MVWLRRCTHYLFIVVVAVNSTLLTINAGDYIFYTDWAWTSYTVFSISQTLMLLVGACYYLTFTGVPGTATYYALIMTVYTWIAKAAWFSLGYPYDFIVTPVWLPSAMLLDLVYWATKKNKHSLILFGGVLVGMSLPLFNMVNLITVADPLETAFKYPRPTLPPYMTPIEPQVGKFYNSPVALGAGAGAVLGCTMAALGVKLNTWTYRWMAAWSKWD; encoded by the coding sequence ATGGTCTGGTTAAGACGATGTACACACTACTTATTCATAGTAGTAGTTGCAGTTAACTCAACACTGTTAACAATTAATGCAGGAGACTACATCTTCTACACTGACTGGGCTTGGACATCGTATACGGTATTCTCAATATCGCAAACGTTGATGCTTCTTGTAGGTGCATGTTATTATCTAACATTTACAGGCGTTCCAGGCACAGCAACGTACTACGCTCTAATTATGACAGTATACACATGGATAGCAAAAGCCGCATGGTTTTCGCTAGGATATCCATATGACTTCATTGTTACTCCAGTTTGGTTACCATCAGCGATGCTGTTGGACTTAGTATACTGGGCAACAAAGAAGAACAAGCACTCCTTGATACTGTTTGGCGGCGTACTAGTAGGAATGTCATTACCATTATTCAATATGGTAAACCTGATAACAGTAGCAGACCCACTAGAAACGGCATTCAAATATCCAAGACCAACATTGCCACCATATATGACACCAATCGAACCGCAAGTAGGGAAGTTCTATAACAGCCCAGTTGCTCTCGGTGCAGGTGCAGGTGCAGTATTGGGTTGTACAATGGCAGCATTAGGTGTCAAACTGAACACTTGGACATACAGATGGATGGCCGCTTGGTCAAAGTGGGACTAA
- a CDS encoding DHH family phosphoesterase: MTKSLDESLSYFKDKISDCIKSKKSISVTTHIDCDGLTSGSIITKALIRAGANCTVRTSKEFSKNVVESFKTDSRDFHVVTDLGGGFANELDSALGDNWIVLDHHQIPDKEIDNQNVINAWKYGIDGGVEICAGGMAYLASMSLDEKNSDLSAIAVVSALGDRQDQGERKSFTGKNFEIANTAKEQGLVDIDLDLLLVGRETRPLPDALAFTSQPFIEGLTWNRDACLSLLNSSGIKLKDGGRWRVPAELNEEEKRQVIESISKFTAGKNATEIMSELIGYTYTFPREDNRSFLRDGREFSTMLNSCGRINRSGVGMAICMGDRNKILREGENILTDYRKMIREYMSILSNERWRISESETCIMVNGEDIVPETMTGTISSLIAGSPKNSGKIVILRTKGEENTIKFSSRKSFGCNSDINLSEIMRTGAEKFDGIGGGHNAAAGAKITKDKLDEFLNYLEVNVVNVSSPSSSQ; this comes from the coding sequence ATGACAAAATCGCTTGATGAGTCACTGTCATATTTCAAAGATAAAATTTCTGATTGCATAAAATCAAAAAAATCAATTTCAGTTACAACCCACATTGATTGTGATGGACTTACATCTGGAAGTATTATTACCAAAGCTCTAATCAGAGCGGGTGCTAATTGCACTGTCAGAACATCAAAAGAATTTAGTAAAAATGTAGTAGAGTCCTTCAAAACAGATTCCAGGGATTTTCATGTAGTCACAGATCTAGGAGGAGGTTTTGCAAATGAACTTGATTCAGCTCTAGGAGATAATTGGATTGTATTGGATCATCATCAAATTCCAGATAAAGAGATAGATAATCAAAATGTCATAAACGCATGGAAATATGGAATTGATGGAGGAGTAGAGATTTGTGCAGGGGGTATGGCATATCTTGCTTCGATGTCACTTGATGAAAAAAATTCAGATTTGTCTGCCATTGCAGTAGTTTCAGCATTAGGTGATAGACAAGATCAGGGAGAAAGAAAATCATTTACTGGTAAAAATTTTGAGATTGCAAATACTGCCAAAGAACAGGGTTTGGTAGATATCGATTTAGATTTATTACTTGTAGGCAGAGAAACCAGACCTCTTCCAGACGCACTTGCATTTACATCGCAGCCATTTATTGAAGGTCTTACCTGGAATAGAGACGCATGTCTTTCTCTTCTAAATTCATCAGGAATTAAGCTAAAGGATGGGGGCAGGTGGAGAGTTCCAGCAGAATTAAACGAGGAAGAAAAAAGACAAGTAATTGAGTCAATTTCAAAATTTACAGCAGGCAAAAATGCTACAGAGATAATGTCTGAACTAATTGGATATACCTATACATTCCCAAGAGAGGACAACAGAAGTTTTCTCCGAGATGGAAGAGAATTTTCAACCATGTTAAATTCCTGCGGAAGGATTAATCGTTCAGGTGTTGGAATGGCAATATGCATGGGAGATAGAAATAAGATACTCAGAGAGGGAGAAAATATTCTAACAGATTACAGAAAAATGATCAGAGAATACATGAGCATCTTATCTAATGAGAGATGGCGAATTTCAGAAAGTGAAACCTGCATTATGGTAAATGGTGAAGACATAGTACCTGAAACAATGACTGGAACCATATCATCATTAATTGCAGGCTCTCCGAAAAATTCAGGGAAAATTGTAATTTTGAGAACAAAAGGTGAAGAAAACACAATAAAATTCTCATCAAGAAAATCATTTGGTTGTAATTCAGATATCAATCTAAGTGAAATTATGAGAACAGGTGCCGAAAAATTTGATGGTATTGGAGGAGGGCATAACGCAGCAGCAGGGGCAAAAATAACTAAAGACAAATTGGACGAATTTCTCAATTATTTAGAAGTAAATGTCGTTAACGTGTCAAGTCCAAGTAGTTCTCAATAA
- a CDS encoding methane monooxygenase/ammonia monooxygenase subunit C: MAQMPALIPKEVEIQRLKKIWLIVIAMGSTAASVEVDNFVDGSLHQTSIRDSAFTPAHWWLYSHFITLPLGWGAAAIYDRKVPVLRGPNNSMNTGLKMTILGYLATMFTIGVNEMWHFWFVEEIFAVPNHWMFNMGVVVAFMGALAYVVRVYARLVELGAETPGENPYVAEMYKMALEGKLYSRSIP, from the coding sequence ATGGCACAGATGCCCGCATTAATCCCAAAAGAAGTTGAGATTCAGAGACTTAAAAAAATCTGGCTCATCGTTATTGCTATGGGATCCACTGCAGCATCAGTCGAAGTAGATAACTTCGTTGATGGTTCTCTACATCAGACTTCTATCAGAGATAGTGCATTTACACCAGCACACTGGTGGTTGTATTCCCACTTCATCACATTACCACTTGGATGGGGTGCAGCAGCAATCTATGATAGAAAAGTACCAGTTCTTAGAGGTCCTAATAATTCAATGAACACTGGTTTAAAGATGACCATTCTTGGTTACCTTGCAACTATGTTTACAATTGGGGTCAATGAGATGTGGCACTTCTGGTTTGTAGAAGAAATATTTGCGGTTCCAAATCACTGGATGTTTAACATGGGTGTAGTAGTTGCATTCATGGGTGCACTTGCATACGTAGTTAGAGTATATGCTCGACTCGTTGAACTAGGTGCAGAAACTCCTGGAGAGAACCCATATGTTGCAGAGATGTACAAGATGGCTTTAGAAGGCAAATTGTACAGCAGATCAATTCCATAG
- a CDS encoding KEOPS complex subunit Pcc1, whose amino-acid sequence MSLTCQVQVVLNNISQEKAKTVKKALEPDNVNFPEGLSLYVENIDNKLVFNFESKKNMKHLIGTVDEVLEHIQVALKVIE is encoded by the coding sequence ATGTCGTTAACGTGTCAAGTCCAAGTAGTTCTCAATAACATATCACAAGAAAAAGCCAAAACTGTTAAAAAAGCACTAGAACCTGATAATGTAAATTTTCCAGAAGGATTGAGTCTTTATGTTGAAAATATTGATAACAAACTAGTTTTTAATTTTGAAAGTAAGAAGAACATGAAGCATCTTATTGGAACAGTTGATGAAGTATTGGAACATATCCAAGTAGCATTAAAGGTGATAGAGTAA
- a CDS encoding DDE-type integrase/transposase/recombinase — translation MVTKEYMTREERAQRLLDNPNTHILRINDNHYQMKSLATNRIYEIFSTEFGWKCTCPDHIYRKVTCKHSLAIQISIKLREEARTRNKIVIEEIGCDKCPSCHSTEIVKHGIRHNRNYDLQRYSCKSCRKRFSFNLGFEKMRVTPKVVTSAMQLYFTGESLRNVQKFIRLQGVDVAHSTVYKWIKKYTELMKIHLDSITPQVGDTWRADEVYTKIKGDKKYLFALMDDETRFWIAQEVADSKFKHDARNLLRMAKDSMDMTPRVFITDGLQAYRDAFKKEYGAVKKGSPIHIRHISLKGDRNNNKMERLNGEFRDREKVMRGVKKKDSVIFDGSQIYHNYVRPHMSLDGKTPAEACGIEVKGKDKWITLIQNAKKNL, via the coding sequence ATGGTAACAAAAGAATACATGACAAGAGAAGAAAGGGCACAAAGACTCCTAGACAATCCAAATACTCACATCCTGAGAATTAACGACAACCATTACCAAATGAAAAGTTTGGCAACAAATAGAATCTATGAAATTTTCTCAACTGAGTTTGGATGGAAGTGTACTTGCCCTGATCATATTTATCGTAAAGTAACCTGCAAACATTCCCTAGCAATTCAAATCAGCATCAAACTAAGAGAAGAAGCAAGAACTAGAAACAAGATAGTGATCGAGGAAATTGGATGCGACAAGTGTCCATCATGCCACAGTACTGAAATTGTAAAGCACGGTATAAGACACAACAGAAACTATGATCTTCAAAGGTACTCATGTAAATCATGTAGGAAAAGATTTTCTTTCAATCTGGGCTTTGAGAAGATGAGAGTGACCCCGAAAGTCGTTACGTCCGCTATGCAACTATACTTTACTGGGGAATCTCTCAGAAACGTTCAGAAGTTCATCAGGCTGCAAGGCGTGGATGTTGCCCATTCTACTGTCTACAAGTGGATAAAGAAGTATACTGAACTAATGAAAATTCACTTGGACAGTATTACTCCACAAGTAGGTGACACATGGCGTGCAGATGAAGTCTACACAAAAATCAAGGGTGACAAAAAATACCTCTTTGCCCTTATGGATGATGAGACTAGATTTTGGATAGCACAGGAAGTCGCAGATTCCAAGTTCAAGCATGACGCTAGAAATCTTTTGAGAATGGCAAAGGACTCTATGGATATGACTCCACGAGTTTTCATTACTGACGGATTACAGGCTTATCGAGATGCCTTCAAAAAAGAGTACGGTGCAGTAAAGAAAGGAAGCCCTATCCATATCCGTCATATCTCATTGAAAGGAGATAGAAACAACAACAAGATGGAGAGACTTAATGGTGAGTTTCGAGATAGAGAGAAAGTAATGAGAGGAGTAAAGAAAAAGGATTCTGTGATTTTTGATGGTTCACAAATCTATCATAACTATGTAAGACCTCACATGAGTCTTGATGGTAAAACGCCTGCTGAGGCTTGTGGAATTGAGGTAAAAGGAAAAGACAAATGGATTACCTTAATTCAGAATGCAAAGAAGAATTTGTGA
- a CDS encoding thioredoxin family protein, whose translation MVLLESQVKLKTGSIAPDFELLGIDDKKHSLNDYSSYKGILVIFMCNHCPYVKAKVDALNELYEKFGNEIAIIGINSNDSTDYPEDSFEAMKETAKEKGFKFDYLVDETQEVAKKYGAMCTPDPFLFNSQKQLVFHGKIDNAMKPDDSPTEKTMINNMQKLLSGEKIENDFDPSIGCSIKWKEN comes from the coding sequence ATGGTACTTTTAGAATCTCAAGTCAAACTAAAAACTGGGAGTATTGCACCAGATTTTGAATTACTGGGAATTGACGACAAAAAACATTCCCTTAATGATTATAGCAGCTACAAAGGAATTTTGGTAATTTTCATGTGTAATCATTGCCCATATGTTAAAGCCAAAGTAGATGCATTAAATGAGTTGTATGAAAAATTCGGAAATGAAATTGCAATTATAGGAATTAACAGTAATGACTCTACTGATTATCCGGAAGATAGTTTTGAAGCTATGAAAGAGACTGCAAAAGAAAAAGGATTCAAATTCGATTATTTGGTGGATGAAACACAAGAAGTTGCAAAGAAATATGGAGCAATGTGTACACCTGATCCATTCCTGTTTAACAGTCAAAAGCAATTAGTTTTTCATGGAAAAATAGATAATGCTATGAAGCCAGATGATTCCCCAACTGAAAAGACAATGATCAACAATATGCAAAAATTATTGTCTGGTGAAAAAATTGAAAATGATTTTGACCCATCGATTGGTTGCTCAATCAAGTGGAAAGAAAATTAA
- a CDS encoding B12-binding domain-containing protein translates to MGRGYSTESIRGKLIASLENSDTGMSGVEISKKIGINRITMSKYLKVFAAEGLLRQKNIGNVTLWFLEPGQESFNFPDDYFKVAPTYLEYLIKGTDEQAQSLIRNCLHSGATANRLILEVIFPAVDHIQNLFDAGKIGTAELNLLKTTILKSFQIFNQIQIVTDPKKNVVVIAADSQSILISEAASAAYHSDGWRVFHLGDMSSAIDVLFDLDFQKLVGKIWKQKPGLLLVIIFSHSNEGLNFFANSINPIKEKSGKNMKLVLCGKTSKKSKIQSDLLSDHLDDILQWSKTTYENLK, encoded by the coding sequence ATGGGAAGGGGCTATTCAACAGAATCAATTAGAGGAAAGCTGATTGCATCTTTAGAAAATTCTGATACTGGAATGTCGGGAGTTGAGATTTCTAAAAAAATTGGAATTAATAGAATTACAATGTCAAAATACCTCAAAGTTTTTGCAGCTGAAGGATTGCTTCGACAAAAAAATATAGGAAATGTAACTTTATGGTTTTTAGAACCCGGTCAAGAATCTTTCAATTTTCCTGATGATTATTTCAAAGTGGCACCAACCTATCTTGAATATCTGATTAAAGGTACTGATGAACAAGCCCAATCTTTAATTCGCAATTGCTTGCATTCTGGAGCAACTGCTAACCGTTTGATTCTTGAAGTAATCTTTCCTGCAGTTGATCATATACAAAATCTATTTGATGCAGGAAAAATTGGAACAGCAGAACTTAATCTGTTAAAAACTACAATTTTAAAATCATTTCAAATATTCAATCAAATTCAGATAGTAACAGATCCAAAAAAAAATGTAGTTGTAATTGCAGCTGATTCACAGAGTATCTTAATTTCTGAAGCTGCCTCTGCAGCATATCATTCAGATGGATGGAGGGTTTTCCATCTAGGTGATATGTCTTCAGCAATTGATGTCTTATTTGATTTAGATTTTCAAAAACTAGTAGGAAAAATCTGGAAACAAAAACCTGGACTCTTACTAGTGATAATATTTTCACATTCAAATGAAGGATTAAACTTTTTTGCCAATTCTATTAATCCGATTAAAGAAAAATCTGGGAAAAATATGAAATTAGTATTATGTGGTAAAACATCAAAAAAATCCAAAATTCAATCTGATTTACTTTCTGATCATCTTGATGATATTTTACAATGGTCAAAAACAACATATGAAAATCTAAAATGA
- a CDS encoding 30S ribosomal protein S15: MGRMHTHRHGKSHSIRPATLRAPSWITQSPKEIEELVVKYSKDGLTPSQIGIKLRDQHSIPLIKPITKKSMGEILEENDLKPEMPEDLENMVKKAVGLQKHLKENRGDNRNVRSLELIEAKVHRLSVYYKKIERIPKTWKYKSVVAQLE; encoded by the coding sequence ATGGGACGAATGCACACACATAGACATGGAAAATCACATTCTATCAGACCAGCTACATTACGTGCACCTTCATGGATTACACAAAGTCCTAAAGAAATAGAAGAATTAGTTGTGAAATACTCCAAGGATGGTTTAACCCCAAGTCAAATTGGAATTAAATTAAGAGATCAGCATTCTATTCCACTAATCAAACCAATTACTAAGAAAAGCATGGGTGAAATTCTTGAAGAAAATGATTTGAAACCAGAAATGCCAGAAGATCTCGAAAATATGGTAAAGAAGGCAGTCGGTCTTCAAAAACACCTAAAGGAAAACAGAGGAGATAACAGAAATGTTAGATCTTTGGAATTAATAGAAGCCAAAGTTCACAGATTGTCTGTATACTATAAAAAAATCGAAAGAATTCCTAAAACCTGGAAATATAAATCCGTGGTTGCTCAGTTAGAGTAA
- a CDS encoding response regulator produces the protein MNPIRFSKILIVDDSEAFRLKVKRLLVEGQVGYYHYEAKDGAEAISLYKTVRPHVVIMDIMMPNVNGIQAIKEIIKIDPKAKIIVCSTRDNKEIIDAAIKSGGAKDFLIKPFNTGDVVMAISKQLVENRDYSRSSTSAKQIQKLKTS, from the coding sequence TTGAATCCTATACGTTTTAGTAAAATCTTGATAGTAGATGACTCTGAAGCATTTAGGCTTAAAGTTAAGCGATTACTTGTTGAAGGGCAAGTAGGATATTATCATTATGAGGCAAAAGATGGGGCTGAGGCAATTTCACTATACAAAACTGTTCGCCCACATGTAGTGATAATGGATATCATGATGCCTAATGTTAATGGAATACAGGCAATTAAGGAAATTATAAAAATTGATCCTAAGGCAAAAATCATAGTTTGTTCAACTAGGGACAATAAGGAAATCATTGATGCTGCCATAAAATCAGGCGGTGCAAAGGACTTCCTCATCAAGCCATTTAACACTGGAGATGTAGTGATGGCAATTTCAAAACAGTTAGTTGAGAACAGAGATTATTCTCGAAGTTCAACATCTGCTAAACAAATACAAAAATTAAAAACATCATAA
- a CDS encoding methane monooxygenase/ammonia monooxygenase subunit B, whose product MVEKRIFVFGLAVVLALGTLGFNWVESILPTADAHGVQAQLQSRFIRIEDETFNRQSLQTGETLILQGTLVSLVERDLRGWLSIFSESTNAGNRWEMLARDPPGNVFDIPGNAIVDYSLSAKALEAGVYHVHTQLNVAKVGPGLGPGQTVVVEGEPIIKPIPYTNIAYQSIIIGVGYVITFATRPWQVI is encoded by the coding sequence ATGGTCGAAAAAAGAATTTTCGTATTTGGACTAGCTGTAGTACTTGCACTAGGAACATTAGGTTTCAACTGGGTTGAATCCATACTTCCAACTGCAGATGCACACGGTGTCCAAGCACAACTCCAGAGTCGTTTCATCAGAATTGAGGATGAAACCTTTAACAGACAATCCCTGCAAACTGGCGAGACCTTGATACTTCAAGGAACACTAGTCAGCCTTGTAGAAAGAGACCTTAGAGGATGGCTATCTATCTTCTCAGAGTCAACCAACGCAGGAAACAGATGGGAGATGTTAGCAAGAGATCCACCAGGAAACGTCTTTGACATTCCAGGTAACGCTATTGTTGATTATTCACTATCTGCAAAAGCACTTGAAGCAGGTGTATACCACGTACACACCCAACTCAATGTAGCCAAAGTTGGTCCAGGACTCGGTCCAGGTCAAACAGTTGTCGTTGAAGGAGAACCAATTATCAAACCAATCCCATATACCAACATCGCATATCAATCAATTATCATAGGTGTTGGATATGTCATTACGTTTGCAACAAGACCCTGGCAAGTAATCTAA
- the serS gene encoding serine--tRNA ligase → MLDPKLIKEKPQIIQDMLKARAVKFDLDGLIEYDQKRREFIIKTDELRKKKNQVALEISQKKKKGEDASSILEEMKKVSGKLSELELEQENIEKSYSKLALTIPNLVHKTVPVGADESSNKEIRKWGKIPEFDFKINDHIDISENLDLVDLERAAKVAGARFYYLKNDLVRLNQSLIHYGLDFLAKKNYSLVQPPYMINRESMEGAVIADDFEDVIYKVEEEDLYMIGTSEHAMAAMHSKEIIEGKDLPLKYAGVSPCFRKEAGAHGRDQKGIFRVHQFDKIEQFVFSRPEDSWNEHEKMISVAEEFYQSLEIPYRVMLLSTGDMGKVSAKTYDIEAWMSGQNAYREIVSCSNCLEYQARRLKIRFRDKTNEDTQYLHTLNSTLIATTRILVALMENGQTKDGHIKIPHALQSYMGNQKEI, encoded by the coding sequence ATGCTAGATCCAAAATTGATCAAAGAAAAACCTCAGATCATTCAAGATATGCTAAAAGCAAGAGCAGTGAAATTTGACTTGGATGGATTAATTGAGTATGATCAAAAAAGACGTGAATTTATCATAAAAACAGACGAATTAAGAAAAAAGAAAAATCAAGTAGCATTAGAAATTTCACAGAAAAAAAAGAAAGGGGAAGATGCATCATCAATTTTAGAAGAGATGAAGAAGGTCTCAGGAAAATTATCAGAGTTGGAACTAGAGCAAGAGAACATTGAAAAATCATATTCAAAACTGGCTCTAACTATTCCAAATCTAGTTCATAAAACAGTTCCAGTTGGAGCAGATGAAAGCTCAAATAAGGAAATCAGAAAATGGGGTAAAATTCCAGAGTTTGATTTTAAGATAAATGATCATATAGATATTTCAGAAAATTTAGATTTAGTGGACTTGGAAAGAGCTGCAAAAGTTGCAGGTGCAAGATTCTATTATCTAAAAAATGACCTTGTAAGACTCAATCAATCATTAATTCATTATGGATTAGATTTTCTTGCAAAAAAAAATTATTCATTAGTTCAACCACCCTACATGATTAATCGAGAATCGATGGAAGGGGCAGTAATAGCAGATGATTTTGAAGACGTCATTTACAAAGTTGAAGAAGAGGATCTCTACATGATTGGCACGTCTGAGCATGCAATGGCTGCTATGCATTCTAAAGAAATCATTGAGGGGAAAGATTTACCTTTAAAATATGCTGGAGTAAGTCCATGTTTTAGAAAAGAAGCAGGGGCACATGGAAGAGATCAGAAAGGAATTTTTCGAGTACATCAATTTGATAAAATTGAACAATTTGTTTTTTCTAGACCAGAAGATTCTTGGAATGAGCATGAAAAAATGATTTCAGTTGCTGAGGAATTTTATCAAAGTTTAGAAATTCCCTATAGAGTAATGCTTTTGTCAACTGGAGACATGGGAAAAGTTTCAGCTAAAACATACGATATTGAAGCTTGGATGTCAGGACAAAATGCGTATCGAGAGATCGTATCATGTTCAAATTGTTTGGAATACCAGGCAAGAAGATTGAAGATACGATTTAGAGACAAAACAAATGAAGACACTCAATATCTGCATACTCTCAACAGTACACTAATTGCCACAACTAGAATTTTGGTAGCATTAATGGAGAACGGTCAAACAAAAGATGGGCACATCAAAATCCCTCATGCTTTACAGAGTTACATGGGAAATCAGAAAGAGATCTAG
- a CDS encoding pantetheine-phosphate adenylyltransferase: MSKFLLVAMGGTFDIIHKGHLTLLSSAFDISDKVIIGLTSDELAEKKGKILIHKYEKRLENLTVELLKKYPNTSFQISKLNNDFGPAVLEKGVQALVVSDETSNQGIILNKLRAEKKLPPVEIITVPMFLAKDGKRISTTRIKNSEIDIEGNLLSIDK; the protein is encoded by the coding sequence ATGTCTAAATTTTTACTTGTTGCTATGGGTGGGACCTTTGATATTATCCATAAAGGACATTTAACATTACTTTCAAGTGCATTTGATATTTCAGATAAAGTCATAATTGGATTAACAAGTGATGAACTTGCTGAAAAGAAAGGAAAAATCCTAATTCACAAATATGAAAAACGACTCGAAAATTTGACAGTAGAACTTTTAAAAAAATATCCTAATACTTCTTTTCAAATTAGTAAACTGAATAATGATTTTGGACCAGCAGTTTTAGAAAAAGGAGTTCAAGCACTTGTAGTAAGCGATGAAACTAGCAATCAGGGTATCATCTTAAATAAATTACGTGCAGAAAAGAAACTTCCACCTGTTGAAATTATTACAGTTCCTATGTTTTTGGCAAAAGATGGAAAAAGAATTTCTACTACTCGAATAAAAAATTCTGAAATTGACATCGAGGGAAACTTGCTTTCAATTGACAAGTAG
- a CDS encoding response regulator, translated as MHSGSRILIVEDSDAIAGFYKEVLESEGHKVSVAIDGKEEIELYEKEMESCQSEKPPFDLIVSDNSMPILNGIEAGTRILDMMPNQKIFFVTANKNEVLDKFSVDGKNIDAAEKPIKIELFLKKVNLLIMN; from the coding sequence ATGCATAGTGGTTCAAGGATTCTCATAGTAGAAGATTCTGATGCAATAGCGGGATTTTACAAAGAAGTTTTAGAATCTGAAGGGCATAAAGTCAGTGTTGCCATTGATGGAAAAGAAGAGATTGAACTTTATGAGAAGGAAATGGAATCATGTCAATCTGAAAAACCTCCTTTTGATCTAATTGTAAGCGACAATTCTATGCCGATATTAAACGGAATTGAGGCAGGTACAAGAATACTAGATATGATGCCAAATCAGAAAATCTTTTTTGTAACTGCTAACAAAAATGAGGTTTTGGATAAATTTAGTGTTGATGGAAAAAATATTGATGCTGCAGAAAAACCAATCAAAATTGAGTTGTTTTTGAAGAAAGTGAATTTACTTATTATGAATTAA
- a CDS encoding DNA adenine methylase, which yields MKQVYSQISSVTPKPFVKWAGGKRQLIPILNENLPKSFGTYFEPFLGGGALLFHILTERKGQKCSISDLNSDLVLTYTTIRDRIDELILSLKNHEKNYHKDSKSYYYSVRESNPRSEIEKTSRLLFMNRTCFNGLYRVNSKGKFNVPLGRYTNPNIVNEENLRSVSSILQSSKVAIKCRDFESVLRDSKKGDLVYFDPPYQPVSDTANFTSYTNKSFTYEDLNRLADLCMKLDSKGCNVLLSNSDSKDVEDMFSSNSWKIKKIQANRSINSNSKKRTGHFELLIKNY from the coding sequence TTGAAACAAGTTTACAGTCAGATTTCATCTGTAACCCCAAAGCCTTTCGTTAAATGGGCAGGTGGAAAACGTCAACTAATTCCAATTTTAAATGAAAATCTTCCAAAATCATTTGGAACATATTTTGAACCATTTTTGGGAGGTGGAGCATTACTATTCCATATCCTTACTGAAAGAAAGGGTCAAAAATGCAGTATCTCGGATTTGAATTCTGATCTAGTTTTGACATATACGACAATTCGAGACAGAATTGATGAATTAATTTTATCTCTAAAAAATCATGAAAAAAATTATCATAAAGATTCTAAATCATACTATTATTCAGTTAGAGAATCCAATCCTAGAAGCGAAATTGAAAAGACATCTAGATTACTGTTTATGAATAGAACTTGTTTTAATGGGTTGTATCGTGTAAATAGCAAAGGGAAATTCAATGTTCCTTTAGGTAGATATACAAATCCAAATATCGTAAATGAAGAAAATTTGCGTTCAGTAAGTTCCATTTTACAATCAAGCAAAGTTGCAATAAAATGTAGAGATTTTGAATCCGTTCTTCGAGATTCAAAAAAAGGAGATCTTGTATATTTTGACCCACCATATCAACCTGTTAGTGATACTGCTAATTTTACAAGTTATACTAACAAGAGTTTCACATATGAAGATCTCAACAGACTTGCAGATCTTTGTATGAAATTAGATTCTAAGGGATGCAATGTTTTATTGTCAAATTCAGACTCTAAAGATGTGGAAGATATGTTCTCAAGCAATTCATGGAAAATTAAAAAAATCCAAGCAAATCGTTCCATTAATTCAAATTCTAAAAAACGAACTGGACACTTTGAATTACTGATTAAAAATTATTAA